One part of the Mycobacterium marinum genome encodes these proteins:
- a CDS encoding WXG100 family type VII secretion target, with protein sequence MAVLHYNFAAIEIGVAEIQAEVIKTQKHLHDANQVLSTLTEVWGGSGSEAYQQVQQQWDSASADLNAALQALAHAIHQSNQEMLTTETGLATLFA encoded by the coding sequence ATGGCAGTACTGCACTACAACTTCGCCGCCATCGAGATCGGGGTTGCCGAAATCCAGGCCGAGGTCATCAAAACCCAAAAGCACCTCCACGACGCCAACCAGGTTCTTTCCACCCTGACCGAGGTGTGGGGTGGCAGCGGCTCTGAGGCCTACCAACAGGTCCAACAGCAATGGGATAGCGCCTCTGCTGACCTCAACGCCGCGCTGCAGGCCCTCGCCCACGCCATCCACCAGTCCAACCAAGAAATGCTGACCACCGAAACAGGCCTGGCAACCCTGTTCGCCTAG
- a CDS encoding PPE family protein: protein MDFAMLPPEVNSGLMYTGPGAGSLLAAANSWDELAIELGTTAQTYESVLSGLTSMYWAGPASESMAAKAAPYVWWLHSTAEQTRQTATQCRAAAMAFEQAYAMTVPPPVILANRMQLMSLVATNFFGQNTAAIAALEAQYAEMWEQDAAAMYGYATSAAMAAQLVPFSSPQQTANPAGLSAQSAAVNQADATAAAANPLSDLIALVQKGLAALAGAFPNLLPDDFSILDGIFAGYATVGVSQDCESIIAGIIGAESNLGMLGAASENPAELAPGDIGIGSVLSSAPSVGGAVSGPGAVLVSVGRAGSIGQLSVPASWAAPATRQVAALSSAGLTTIPGTEEVAHGIPGMPGMPVGSSSRASSVVPRYGVRLTVMAHPPAAG, encoded by the coding sequence ATGGATTTCGCCATGCTTCCACCAGAGGTCAACTCGGGTCTAATGTACACCGGTCCAGGCGCGGGATCGCTATTGGCGGCTGCAAACAGCTGGGATGAGCTAGCCATCGAGTTGGGCACCACGGCACAGACTTACGAATCGGTGCTATCGGGCCTGACGAGCATGTACTGGGCCGGCCCGGCCTCGGAGTCAATGGCAGCCAAAGCGGCTCCGTATGTTTGGTGGCTGCACTCGACCGCGGAACAGACGCGACAGACCGCCACCCAATGCCGAGCGGCAGCGATGGCCTTCGAACAGGCGTATGCGATGACGGTTCCGCCGCCGGTGATCCTGGCCAACCGCATGCAGCTGATGTCGCTGGTGGCAACGAATTTCTTCGGCCAGAACACCGCAGCGATCGCTGCCCTCGAAGCCCAATACGCCGAGATGTGGGAGCAGGATGCCGCCGCGATGTACGGGTACGCCACGAGCGCGGCGATGGCGGCGCAGTTGGTACCGTTCTCCTCGCCACAGCAGACCGCCAATCCGGCTGGGCTGTCGGCGCAGAGCGCTGCGGTCAATCAAGCCGATGCAACCGCGGCCGCCGCCAACCCGCTGTCGGACCTGATCGCGTTGGTGCAAAAGGGTCTGGCGGCTCTGGCTGGGGCATTCCCGAACTTGCTCCCGGATGACTTCTCCATCCTTGATGGCATTTTCGCCGGATATGCAACGGTGGGTGTTTCGCAGGACTGCGAGTCGATTATCGCCGGCATCATCGGGGCCGAGAGCAACCTGGGCATGTTGGGGGCCGCCTCAGAGAACCCCGCTGAGCTTGCGCCGGGCGATATCGGCATTGGGTCTGTTTTGAGCTCGGCGCCCAGTGTCGGTGGTGCGGTGTCCGGGCCGGGTGCGGTGCTGGTAAGTGTTGGCCGGGCGGGCTCGATCGGTCAATTGTCGGTGCCGGCTAGCTGGGCCGCACCGGCAACTCGCCAGGTGGCAGCACTGTCGAGTGCCGGCTTGACGACGATTCCGGGGACCGAGGAAGTGGCACATGGCATACCGGGGATGCCCGGAATGCCGGTGGGAAGTTCATCGCGCGCCTCGAGTGTGGTGCCCCGCTACGGAGTACGTCTGACGGTGATGGCGCATCCACCAGCGGCAGGGTGA
- a CDS encoding WXG100 family type VII secretion target — translation MAEMKTDAATLTGQAHQFERIADDLKASIRRVETTAAGLLLAWRGDAGHAAQAAIALFHQAATQQVKKLNEISTKIWTAAQDYTDTDDHETGLLSNQMNF, via the coding sequence ATGGCGGAGATGAAGACCGATGCCGCGACCCTGACCGGTCAGGCCCATCAGTTCGAACGGATCGCTGATGACCTGAAAGCCTCGATCCGGCGGGTGGAGACAACCGCGGCCGGGTTGCTGCTGGCCTGGCGCGGTGATGCCGGCCATGCCGCCCAGGCTGCGATTGCGCTGTTTCACCAGGCGGCCACCCAGCAGGTCAAGAAACTCAATGAAATCTCGACAAAGATCTGGACTGCCGCGCAGGACTACACCGACACCGATGACCACGAAACCGGCTTGCTGTCAAACCAAATGAACTTCTAG
- a CDS encoding WXG100 family type VII secretion target, with protein sequence MAVLHYNFAAIEIGVAEIQAEVIKTQKHLHDANQVLSTLTEVWGGSGSEAYQQVQQQWDSASADLNAALQALAHAIHQSNQEMLTTETGLATLFA encoded by the coding sequence ATGGCAGTACTGCACTACAACTTCGCCGCCATCGAGATCGGGGTTGCCGAAATCCAGGCCGAGGTCATCAAAACTCAAAAGCACCTCCACGACGCCAACCAGGTTCTTTCCACCCTGACCGAGGTGTGGGGTGGCAGCGGCTCTGAGGCCTACCAACAGGTCCAACAGCAATGGGATAGCGCCTCTGCTGACCTCAACGCCGCGCTGCAGGCCCTCGCCCACGCCATCCACCAGTCCAACCAAGAAATGTTGACCACCGAAACAGGCCTGGCAACCCTGTTCGCCTAG
- a CDS encoding PPE domain-containing protein: protein MTKPINVQVVPEELMGRASELESLIAAPTASLEALCALPMVVNATADLVFSANAMLTYIDAGNKARQQLADALREAAKSYVGTDEQVEQALNAGGGAVSAVAPRGVLGAHALGAGAGLGGVRSGLLAAPSTVPPAPPYYPVRTAAAQIAEPDQGTSFNAFAAAWTAYQQPLLDSTEAFRPFQNWQGEAATAVEANFEQFRQWVYQIADLCKQLVAQVQGISSAHSWAVTQHPTVAQLDKLDKTWEQVQREKIAAEHDSAWIRNMELAILKGEEKALLKKYTDYQNQSESVLTEYTKKANLPLSPLNPPVPPTAYSPPPAPTPDPTPTPDPTPTPGSTSGSGTGTGGLPMMPMMGGIPSMGGMGSAAKAGLAAASGVPGGPALKPAALGGGAGAGAAMPLQSPSGAGAPASAAAAGGVAAGGGAARGTGAAAGRGGMGMAPVGHGGHGASSPKDKRDQTGQESLYTEDRAWTEALIGGHEPDETPDHAPVTASPPEIDQQLAAALRAAALREALDY from the coding sequence ATGACCAAGCCGATTAATGTGCAGGTGGTTCCCGAGGAGCTGATGGGCCGGGCTTCCGAGCTGGAGTCGTTGATCGCGGCGCCGACGGCGAGCCTCGAGGCGCTGTGTGCGCTTCCGATGGTCGTTAACGCGACTGCGGATCTGGTGTTCTCGGCCAACGCGATGCTGACTTATATCGATGCGGGAAATAAGGCTCGACAGCAGCTTGCTGATGCTCTTCGGGAGGCGGCCAAGTCTTATGTCGGCACCGATGAGCAGGTGGAACAGGCGCTGAACGCTGGGGGCGGCGCGGTGTCGGCGGTGGCGCCGCGCGGTGTGCTGGGTGCGCATGCCCTCGGTGCTGGCGCTGGTCTTGGCGGGGTGCGTTCTGGTCTTCTTGCTGCCCCGAGCACGGTGCCCCCGGCTCCCCCTTACTACCCGGTCCGCACGGCGGCCGCGCAGATCGCCGAGCCTGATCAGGGCACTTCTTTTAATGCGTTTGCCGCCGCATGGACCGCTTATCAGCAACCGTTGCTGGATTCCACCGAGGCTTTCCGGCCTTTTCAGAATTGGCAGGGTGAGGCCGCCACCGCTGTCGAGGCGAACTTTGAGCAGTTCCGGCAGTGGGTGTATCAGATTGCCGACCTGTGCAAGCAGCTGGTCGCGCAGGTTCAGGGCATCAGCTCGGCGCATAGCTGGGCGGTCACTCAGCACCCCACGGTCGCGCAGTTGGACAAACTCGACAAAACCTGGGAGCAGGTTCAGCGGGAGAAGATAGCAGCTGAGCATGATAGCGCGTGGATTCGCAATATGGAGTTAGCCATATTAAAGGGGGAAGAAAAGGCGCTTTTGAAGAAGTACACCGACTACCAGAACCAGTCGGAGTCGGTGCTCACCGAGTACACCAAGAAGGCGAATCTGCCGCTGTCGCCGTTAAATCCACCGGTGCCGCCCACCGCGTACAGCCCGCCACCGGCACCCACTCCGGACCCGACTCCGACACCGGATCCGACTCCCACGCCGGGATCGACCTCGGGGTCGGGCACCGGAACCGGGGGCCTGCCGATGATGCCGATGATGGGCGGCATCCCGTCGATGGGCGGGATGGGATCGGCGGCGAAGGCGGGTCTGGCCGCGGCCTCGGGGGTGCCGGGTGGGCCGGCGCTGAAGCCGGCCGCGCTCGGTGGTGGGGCTGGTGCGGGCGCGGCGATGCCGCTGCAATCGCCGTCCGGCGCCGGTGCCCCGGCTTCGGCGGCCGCCGCGGGTGGGGTCGCCGCCGGCGGCGGGGCCGCTCGCGGGACTGGGGCGGCCGCGGGCCGTGGCGGGATGGGCATGGCGCCGGTGGGTCACGGCGGACACGGCGCGAGCAGCCCCAAAGACAAGCGTGACCAGACCGGCCAGGAATCGCTCTACACCGAGGACCGGGCCTGGACCGAGGCCCTCATCGGCGGCCACGAGCCCGACGAAACCCCAGACCACGCGCCGGTCACAGCCAGTCCCCCCGAGATCGACCAGCAACTAGCCGCAGCACTACGCGCCGCCGCACTACGCGAAGCACTCGACTACTAA
- a CDS encoding PPE domain-containing protein has product MTKPINVQVVPEELMGRASELESLIAPPTASLEALCALPMVVNATADLVFSANAMLTYIDAGNKARQQLADALREAAKSYVGTDEQVEQALNAGGGAVSAVAPRGVLGAHAPGAGAGLGGVRSGLLAAPSTVPPAPPYYPVRTAAAQIAEPDQGTSFNAFAAAWTAYQQPLLDSTEAFRPFQNWQGEAATAVEANFEQFRQWVYQIADLCKQLVAQVQGISSAHSWAVTQHPTVAQLNKLDKQWGQAEECKIKAEHESKLWIRNMEMAIANKELDVILKQYTDYQSRSESVLTEYTKKANLPLSPLNPPVPPTAYSPPAPAPTPAPTPTPTPGSTSGSGTGTGGLPMMPMMGGIPSMGGMGSASKAGLAAASGVPGGPALKPAALGGGAGAGAAMPLQSPSGAGAPASAAAAGGGAAGGGAARGTGAAAGRGGMGMAPVGHGGHGASSPKDKRDQTGQESLYTEDRAWTEALIGGHEPDETPDHAPVTASPPEIDQQLAAALRAAALREALGY; this is encoded by the coding sequence ATGACCAAGCCGATTAATGTGCAGGTGGTTCCCGAGGAGCTGATGGGCCGGGCTTCCGAGCTGGAGTCGTTGATCGCGCCGCCGACGGCGAGCCTCGAGGCGCTGTGTGCGCTTCCGATGGTCGTTAACGCGACTGCGGATCTGGTGTTCTCGGCCAACGCGATGCTGACTTATATCGATGCGGGAAATAAGGCTCGACAGCAGCTTGCTGATGCTCTTCGGGAGGCGGCCAAGTCTTATGTCGGCACCGATGAGCAGGTGGAACAGGCGCTGAACGCTGGGGGCGGCGCGGTGTCGGCGGTGGCGCCGCGCGGTGTGCTGGGTGCGCATGCCCCCGGTGCTGGCGCTGGTCTTGGCGGGGTGCGTTCTGGTCTTCTTGCTGCCCCGAGCACGGTGCCCCCGGCTCCCCCTTACTACCCGGTCCGCACGGCGGCCGCGCAGATCGCCGAGCCTGATCAGGGCACTTCTTTTAATGCGTTTGCCGCCGCATGGACCGCTTATCAGCAACCGTTGCTGGATTCCACCGAGGCTTTCCGGCCTTTTCAGAATTGGCAGGGTGAGGCCGCCACCGCTGTCGAGGCGAACTTTGAGCAGTTCCGGCAGTGGGTGTATCAGATTGCCGACCTGTGCAAGCAGCTGGTCGCGCAGGTTCAGGGCATCAGCTCGGCGCATAGCTGGGCGGTCACTCAGCACCCCACGGTCGCGCAGTTGAACAAACTCGACAAACAGTGGGGGCAAGCCGAGGAGTGCAAGATAAAGGCTGAGCATGAGAGCAAGCTATGGATTCGCAATATGGAGATGGCCATAGCAAATAAAGAACTAGACGTGATTTTGAAGCAGTACACCGACTACCAGAGCAGGTCGGAGTCGGTGCTCACCGAGTACACCAAGAAGGCGAATCTGCCGCTGTCGCCATTGAATCCACCGGTGCCGCCCACCGCGTACAGCCCGCCGGCGCCGGCGCCCACTCCGGCCCCGACTCCGACTCCCACGCCGGGATCGACCTCGGGGTCGGGCACCGGAACCGGGGGCCTGCCGATGATGCCGATGATGGGCGGCATCCCGTCGATGGGCGGGATGGGATCGGCGTCGAAGGCGGGTCTGGCCGCGGCCTCGGGGGTGCCGGGTGGGCCGGCGCTGAAGCCGGCCGCGCTCGGTGGTGGGGCTGGTGCGGGCGCGGCGATGCCGCTGCAATCGCCGTCCGGCGCCGGTGCCCCGGCTTCGGCGGCCGCCGCGGGTGGGGGCGCCGCCGGCGGCGGGGCCGCTCGCGGGACTGGGGCGGCCGCGGGCCGTGGCGGGATGGGCATGGCGCCGGTGGGTCACGGCGGACACGGCGCGAGCAGCCCCAAAGACAAGCGTGACCAGACCGGCCAGGAATCGCTCTACACCGAGGACCGGGCCTGGACCGAGGCCCTCATCGGCGGCCACGAGCCCGACGAAACCCCAGACCACGCGCCGGTCACAGCCAGTCCCCCCGAGATCGACCAGCAACTAGCCGCAGCACTACGCGCCGCCGCACTACGCGAAGCACTGGGCTACTGA